DNA from Desulfuromonas sp. AOP6:
ATGGTTGCCAAGGGCCTCGACTTCCCTGGTGTGACCCTGGTGGGGGTCATCAATGCCGATTCCACCCTCAATTTCCCCGATTTTCGCTGCGCCGAACGCACCTTCTCCCTGCTCACCCAGGTGGCAGGGCGGGCGGGGCGGGGGGAGAAAGCGGGTCACGTTCTCATTCAGACTTATTCCCCCGAGCACTATGCCCTGACCTGTGCCGCCAGTCACGATTATACCGAATTTTACGGGCAGGAGATCGGCTTTCGCCAGGAGCTGGGCTATCCTCCCTTCGGCCATCTGGCCAACCTGGTTCTCGCCGGCAACGAGGCGGACAAGGTCCAGGCCGCAGCTGATGCCCTGGCTCTGGCGCTGGACGAAACGGCCGGCCCGGTGGAGGTCCTCGGCCCCGCTCCCTGTCCCCTCTCCCGTCTGCGCGGCAAGACCCGCGTTCAGATTCTGCTCAAATCACCCCAGCGTCCGCCTCTGCGCCGTCTTTTGCACCGACTGTCCTATCTGAGGAAAAAGGTCGGGGCAGGCGTGCTCCTCTCCATTGATGTCGATCCTCTCGATATGCTGTGATTAAAAAATAAGCACAGAGTATGCTGTGATTTTCTATGCGCGCCCTCCCTTGCGTAATCATTTGGCAGGAGCGGGTGTTTCTGAGTAATTGTCGAGCAGTTATTTTACTCAATGATGAAGGCTGGGGCAATCTGCTTGCGGCTGGGGTAGGTGAACTTTCCCTTTGTGATTAATATGTTGGCAGCAATGTTCTAATAAAGAGGCATTGTGGCACGGATCGTGGATTAGATTGGCCGGTTACCAGAAGAAATTCATCGTCTTTCCCCGTGAAGAACGGACAAAACCCATATCTCGATACAGGAGGCCGTATGACCAAGCTGGACGAAAAAGTAGAGCCCATGTTTCAGGAAGTACTCAAGCGCAACCCCGGCGAGACCGAGTTTCACCAGGCTGTGCGGGAAGTCATCGAATCCCTCGGTCCCGTGCTGGTAAAGCACCCCGAATTCGGTCATCACAAGATCATCGAACGCATCTGTGAGCCCGAGCGTCAGATCATCTTCCGGGTGCCCTGGCAGGATGACAAGGGCGAGGTTCACATCAATCGCGGCTTCCGCGTCGAGTTTAACAGCGCGCTCGGTCCCTACAAGGGCGGTCTGCGCTTCCATCCTTCCGTTTACCTCGGCATCGTCAAGTTTCTCGGCTTCGAGCAGATCTTCAAGAACGCCCTGACCGGCATGCCTATCGGCGGCGGCAAGGGCGGCTCCGACTTCGATCCCAAGGGCAAGTCGGACGATGAAGTCATGCGTTTCTGCCAGAGCTTCATGACCGAACTCTATCGTCACCTGGGTGAGTACACAGACGTGCCCGCCGGTGACATCGGCGTTGGCGGTCGTGAAATCGGCTACATGTTCGGCCAGTACAAGCGCATCACCAACCGCTACGAGTCCAGCGTGCTCACCGGCAAGGGCCTTGACTGGGGCGGTTCCCTTGTGCGTCCCGAGGCCACCGGCTACGGCGCTTCCTTCTTTGTGAACGAAATGCTCAAGGCCCGCAAGGATTCTTTTGATGGCAAAACCTGCTCCGTTTCCGGCTCCGGCAACGTGGCCATCTACACCATCGAGAAGATCACGGAGCTTGGTGGCAAGGTCGTTTCCTGCTCCGACTCCAACGGCTACATCTACCACGAAGCCGGCATCGACCTCGACCTTCTCAAGCAGCTCAAGGAAGTCGAGCGTCGCCGCATCAAGGATTACACCAACTACCACAAAGACGCCAAGTATGTCGCTGGCGGCAACATCTGGCAGATTCCCTGCCAGGTGGCCATGCCCAGCGCCACCCAGAACGAGATCAACGGCAAGGACGCCGCCCTGCTGGTCAAGAACGGCTGCATCGCCGTCGGCGAGGGTGCCAACATGCCTACAACTCCGGAAGGGGTCAAGGTCTTCCTCGACGCCAAGATTGCCTACGGCCCCGGCAAGGCGGCCAACGCTGGCGGTGTCGCCACATCCGCTCTGGAAATGCAGCAGAACGCCAGCCGCGATGCCTGGTCCTTCGAGTTTACCGAGAAGAAGCTCGAGGACATCATGGTCAACATTCATCGGGTCTGCTACGAGACGGCGGATGAGTATGGCGAGCCCGGCAACTATGTGGTCGGTGCCAACATTGCCGGCTTTATCAAGGTGGCCAAAGCCATGGTCGCCATGGGTCTCATCTAAGAGGTACACCTGTTTTAACGCACCATCGAGGGCCCGGCTTGCCGGGCCCTTTTTTATTGGTGCGCCGCGTTCGTTTGTGCGCCATGGCACACAAACGGCGCCTAAGTTCCCAGGCGAGACGGTGTCAAGTATCCGCTCCGGTCTCGGATTCGACCGCGCTTCCCGTGCCTTGCCGCCGTTTTTGACTAGACCTTGGAGGTATTCTGCTGGAATTCATTTAATTTGCCTGGACTGAGGCCCAAAAGAACCTATAATCGGTGACGAATACTAAAGCGGCACGACTTTTGAATAATACTGAGAAAAATGCCGTTTCCTAAAAACAGACCCGTGCCTGTGTCACGTGAGACCGGACTGTTTTTCTTCCAGGGCTGCCTATGTTGCGGATACTGTTTTTTCTGATCTTGTGGTCTGGTGTCGCCGTGGCCTCTACGGATTCGTTCACCGTGGCCTTTTACTATGCCGACAGGCCGCCGGCTGCAGAGCTGCAGGCTTTCGATATCGCCGTGATCGATCCCGAGGCCGGTTTGTCCCCGCCAGACTATCGGTCGGATCACAGTGAGCTTTTTGCCTACGTCAGTGTGGGTGAGGCGGAGCCCTTCCGTTCCTATTTTGCCGAGATGGCGCCTTCCTGGTTTCTCGCCGAAAACCCTGCCTGGAAAACCAAGATTCTTGATGTTGCCGATCCCGCTTTTCAGGCCTTTTTCTTCAAGCGAATTATCGACCCACTGTGGGCGGCGGGTTTTCGCGGCTTTTTTCTGGATACCCTCGATTCCTACCAGCTTTTGGGTGACGACAAGGGCCAAAAGACCATGCAGTCTGGTCTTGTCACCTTGATTCGCGGTATCAAAGAGCGCTACCCGGATGCGCGGCTCATTCTGAACCGGGGCTTTGAAATTCTGGACGAAGTCGAGGATGTGACCTTTGCCGTGGCCGCCGAATCCCTCTTCCGCCGTTTCGATCCCCTGACGGGTATTTACGGTGAAGTGGCGGAGACGGACCGAGTCTGGCTGCTGCAACGCTTACATGAGGTGAGCCGGGCCGGGCTGCCGGTCATCGCCATCGATTACGTGCCCCCAGACCAGAGGGATCTGGCCCGCGCTACGGCCGCCAAAATTCAGGAGCTTGGCTTCATTCCCTGGGTGACGGATAAAGATCTGGGCTCTCTGGGGGTTGGCGCGGTGGAGGTAGTACCGCGTCGTATCCTGGGGCTTTACGACGGTAGCGAGGGGCCTGATCCGGTCTACAGCAATCTGCAGCGTTACGCGGTGATGCCCTTGAACCA
Protein-coding regions in this window:
- the gdhA gene encoding NADP-specific glutamate dehydrogenase, producing the protein MTKLDEKVEPMFQEVLKRNPGETEFHQAVREVIESLGPVLVKHPEFGHHKIIERICEPERQIIFRVPWQDDKGEVHINRGFRVEFNSALGPYKGGLRFHPSVYLGIVKFLGFEQIFKNALTGMPIGGGKGGSDFDPKGKSDDEVMRFCQSFMTELYRHLGEYTDVPAGDIGVGGREIGYMFGQYKRITNRYESSVLTGKGLDWGGSLVRPEATGYGASFFVNEMLKARKDSFDGKTCSVSGSGNVAIYTIEKITELGGKVVSCSDSNGYIYHEAGIDLDLLKQLKEVERRRIKDYTNYHKDAKYVAGGNIWQIPCQVAMPSATQNEINGKDAALLVKNGCIAVGEGANMPTTPEGVKVFLDAKIAYGPGKAANAGGVATSALEMQQNASRDAWSFEFTEKKLEDIMVNIHRVCYETADEYGEPGNYVVGANIAGFIKVAKAMVAMGLI